The proteins below are encoded in one region of Streptomyces sp. NBC_00490:
- a CDS encoding peptidoglycan recognition protein family protein — protein sequence MAPPLSADKLVEALKAEGVKVVGHPGWRDNNRNHKGAWGPVNGTMIHHTGPYSTEAGILEYCFDGSTPLPGPLATGVIGKTGTVYLIGNGRANHAGGGDARVLAAVTEEDYGAAPPAPRYGQGDADAVDGNSHFYGWECVNSGSGNESWPKAQYVAMVKAQAAICRAHGWGAKSVIAHREWSNQKIDPRGIDMAGFRADVAACLAKPAGKWTGSVTPPPLTVEQRLARLEAKVFG from the coding sequence ATGGCACCGCCGCTGAGCGCAGACAAGCTGGTGGAGGCCCTCAAGGCCGAGGGCGTGAAGGTCGTGGGGCATCCGGGGTGGCGGGACAACAACCGCAACCACAAGGGTGCTTGGGGGCCGGTGAACGGCACGATGATCCACCACACGGGGCCGTACAGCACCGAAGCCGGGATCTTGGAGTACTGCTTTGACGGCAGCACTCCCCTGCCGGGGCCGTTGGCCACGGGCGTGATCGGCAAGACGGGCACCGTCTACCTGATCGGCAACGGCCGTGCGAACCATGCTGGTGGTGGAGACGCGCGGGTTCTCGCCGCGGTCACGGAAGAGGACTACGGGGCCGCCCCGCCTGCGCCGCGCTACGGCCAGGGGGACGCTGACGCAGTCGACGGCAACAGCCACTTCTACGGGTGGGAGTGCGTCAACTCCGGTTCAGGCAACGAGAGTTGGCCGAAGGCTCAGTACGTGGCCATGGTCAAGGCCCAGGCTGCGATCTGCCGCGCCCACGGCTGGGGCGCCAAGAGCGTGATCGCCCACCGGGAGTGGTCGAACCAGAAGATCGACCCTCGCGGGATCGACATGGCGGGCTTCCGGGCTGACGTGGCCGCGTGCCTGGCCAAGCCGGCCGGGAAGTGGACGGGGTCGGTGACTCCCCCGCCGCTGACGGTGGAGCAGCGTCTTGCTCGCCTCGAAGCGAAGGTTTTCGGGTAG
- a CDS encoding phage terminase large subunit family protein — protein sequence MARLTVNKDGKLANNSPRDRRISKASSKDRKQIILATVRMGHTIAEGCRQAGVVRKTHEYYRRSDADYRDLIDRALQSQIEKARDGVPDVPDFPAFCERYLDTKLFWHHLQWFDLLEGKEPRDLHPRQRYVKGDEDQILVNTPPEHAKSTTLTVNYVVWRIVQDPNVRILLISKTQDMAKKFLLSIKERLAESEAYLDLQQAFGPPGGFSEGSASWTADRIYVAGRTAGEKDPTVQAVGIGGHIYGSRCDLAIMDDCVDHTNHQNFEKQITWIQNQVGSRVADAGGRMLLIGTRMETVDLYSEILKPQYYAEGTSPWTYLTQPAVLSFAEDPEDWVTLWPRTNRPPVTIAARKLVTQDENGLWPMWDGKALAKKRRKMSPRNWSMVYMQDQVADDAVFKMEDVQGCVDRARYPGRLMDGQSDHRRYGMDGLLVVAGLDPAAAGCTAMVVVGVDRRTGVRWVLDVVNRRGMPPHEMRSEIERLTERYGISEWRVEKNAYQASITQDQLIRTFLSARGCLITPHHTNSNKWDADFGVASMAPLFEGWRTDQNLIRLPSQTQSESVRALIEQLCSWFPETKGLTDCVMALWFAEIRARELMVSDFSGWHVANNEFTSERDAAGQMVVDVDFALQQQGSGAWNGALTW from the coding sequence GTGGCTCGCCTGACGGTGAACAAGGACGGCAAGCTGGCGAACAACTCCCCCAGGGACCGCCGGATCTCCAAGGCCTCCTCGAAGGACCGCAAGCAGATCATCTTGGCGACCGTGCGCATGGGGCACACGATCGCCGAGGGCTGCCGTCAGGCCGGCGTGGTGCGCAAGACGCACGAGTACTACCGCCGCTCCGATGCGGACTACCGGGATCTGATCGACCGGGCGCTTCAGTCGCAGATCGAGAAGGCGCGCGACGGGGTCCCGGACGTCCCGGACTTCCCGGCCTTCTGCGAGCGGTACTTGGACACCAAGCTCTTCTGGCACCACTTGCAGTGGTTCGACCTGCTGGAGGGCAAAGAGCCGCGGGACCTGCACCCGCGCCAGCGGTACGTGAAGGGCGACGAGGACCAGATCCTGGTCAACACCCCGCCGGAGCACGCCAAGTCCACGACGCTGACCGTGAACTATGTGGTTTGGAGGATCGTCCAAGACCCCAACGTCCGCATCCTGCTGATCTCCAAGACACAGGACATGGCGAAGAAGTTCCTCCTGAGCATCAAGGAGCGCTTGGCCGAGTCCGAGGCGTACTTGGACCTTCAGCAGGCCTTCGGCCCGCCGGGGGGCTTCTCGGAAGGCTCCGCCTCCTGGACCGCCGACCGGATCTACGTTGCCGGGCGCACGGCGGGTGAAAAAGACCCAACTGTCCAAGCTGTAGGCATTGGTGGGCATATCTACGGGTCTCGCTGTGATCTCGCGATCATGGACGACTGCGTGGACCACACGAACCACCAGAACTTCGAGAAGCAGATCACCTGGATTCAGAACCAGGTCGGTTCCCGTGTGGCCGACGCTGGCGGCCGGATGCTCCTGATCGGCACCCGCATGGAGACGGTGGATCTGTACTCGGAGATCCTCAAGCCCCAGTACTACGCGGAGGGCACCTCTCCCTGGACGTACCTCACGCAGCCGGCCGTCCTCTCCTTCGCCGAGGACCCCGAGGACTGGGTGACCCTCTGGCCGCGGACCAACCGCCCGCCGGTGACCATCGCCGCGCGCAAGCTCGTCACGCAGGACGAGAACGGCCTTTGGCCGATGTGGGATGGCAAGGCGCTGGCGAAGAAGCGCCGGAAGATGTCGCCGCGCAACTGGAGCATGGTCTACATGCAAGACCAAGTCGCCGATGACGCGGTCTTCAAGATGGAAGACGTACAGGGATGCGTCGACCGGGCCCGGTATCCGGGCCGCCTGATGGACGGCCAGTCCGACCACCGCCGCTACGGGATGGATGGCCTCCTCGTCGTGGCAGGCCTGGACCCGGCGGCGGCCGGGTGCACGGCCATGGTGGTGGTCGGGGTGGACCGCCGCACCGGTGTGCGGTGGGTGCTGGACGTGGTGAACCGCCGGGGGATGCCGCCGCACGAGATGCGTTCGGAGATCGAGCGGCTCACGGAGCGGTACGGGATATCTGAGTGGCGGGTCGAGAAGAACGCCTATCAGGCCAGCATCACGCAGGACCAGTTGATCCGTACGTTCCTCTCCGCCCGCGGCTGTCTGATCACGCCGCACCACACGAACAGCAACAAGTGGGACGCCGACTTCGGCGTGGCGAGCATGGCGCCGCTCTTCGAGGGCTGGCGCACCGACCAGAACCTGATCCGGCTGCCGAGCCAGACGCAGAGCGAGAGCGTGCGCGCGCTGATCGAACAGCTCTGCTCATGGTTCCCGGAGACCAAGGGCCTGACCGACTGCGTCATGGCCCTGTGGTTCGCAGAGATCCGGGCGCGAGAGCTGATGGTCAGTGACTTCTCCGGCTGGCACGTCGCCAACAACGAGTTCACCTCTGAGCGGGACGCAGCCGGCCAGATGGTCGTGGACGTCGACTTCGCCTTGCAGCAGCAGGGCTCGGGCGCCTGGAACGGCGCCCTGACGTGGTGA
- a CDS encoding ATP-binding protein: MGGKNPFQAISPEQLLAMVQDAHTQQATELSQEEAVRKAAMALLAQVGGKTITEKDLVFEGAKFVLPAQYEGKLPEAISFLERWQDQQSKTHEYNKVFQYRPYDVAHALTLALTEVFGTSGMGESWRDMFGGEHHPQFIEVATGVGQSVQVPWDLMALPILGPNAKIEVGFTRDRELGMIGKLSIQAPRGVKAQVEGLWKVIERHLVTSSIYRGKALVGGDQIMPAYLDVRKVDPKQVIYSDDVLTQLQTNVWSLIEHTDLMRELGESLKRAVLLEGPYGTGKSLAAFLTAQKCQANGWTFLFVKPGDDLDAAMRTAQLYSPAVVFFEDIDVIGEAGDPARVSKLLDSFDGIGAKGAEVVAILTTNRKDRIHKGMLRPGRLDAVISINHLDESGVEKLIKAHVPEDMLRVMDYARVFESFKEFTPAFAKEAISRAKRYAITREGGKPTMLTTSDFVNAAASLAPQLELMHAAQEEKTLPTLDKAFMDRVADVVDAMRPVDEDGDKAQIYGGGENVEGFEVDRESLPA; this comes from the coding sequence ATGGGTGGCAAGAATCCGTTCCAGGCGATTTCGCCGGAACAGCTCCTGGCGATGGTGCAGGACGCACACACTCAGCAAGCTACAGAGCTGAGCCAGGAAGAAGCCGTCCGCAAGGCCGCTATGGCCCTGCTCGCCCAGGTGGGCGGCAAGACGATCACGGAGAAAGACCTCGTCTTCGAGGGTGCAAAGTTCGTCCTTCCCGCGCAGTACGAAGGGAAGCTGCCCGAGGCGATCTCCTTTCTGGAGCGCTGGCAGGATCAGCAGAGCAAGACGCACGAGTACAACAAGGTGTTCCAGTACCGGCCCTACGACGTGGCGCACGCGCTCACGCTGGCCCTCACGGAAGTGTTCGGGACCAGCGGCATGGGCGAGTCGTGGCGCGACATGTTCGGCGGCGAGCACCACCCGCAGTTCATCGAGGTCGCCACCGGCGTGGGCCAGTCCGTACAGGTTCCGTGGGACCTGATGGCCCTTCCGATCCTGGGCCCCAACGCAAAGATCGAAGTGGGCTTCACTCGGGATCGTGAGCTGGGCATGATCGGCAAGCTTTCGATCCAGGCTCCACGGGGCGTCAAGGCGCAGGTCGAGGGCCTCTGGAAGGTCATCGAAAGGCACCTGGTCACGTCGTCGATCTACCGGGGCAAGGCCCTGGTGGGCGGCGACCAGATCATGCCTGCCTACCTGGACGTCAGGAAGGTCGACCCGAAGCAGGTCATCTACTCGGACGACGTCCTGACGCAGCTCCAGACGAACGTCTGGAGCCTGATCGAGCACACGGACCTCATGCGGGAGCTGGGCGAGTCCCTCAAGCGGGCAGTCCTGCTGGAAGGCCCGTACGGCACCGGCAAGTCCCTGGCCGCGTTCCTCACGGCCCAGAAGTGCCAGGCCAACGGCTGGACGTTCCTGTTCGTCAAGCCCGGCGACGACCTGGACGCAGCCATGCGCACGGCCCAGCTCTACAGCCCGGCCGTGGTCTTCTTCGAGGACATCGACGTCATCGGAGAAGCTGGCGACCCGGCCCGGGTCAGCAAGCTCCTGGACTCCTTCGACGGCATCGGCGCCAAGGGTGCCGAAGTGGTGGCGATCCTCACCACGAACCGCAAGGACCGCATCCACAAGGGCATGCTCCGCCCCGGCCGGCTGGATGCCGTGATCTCGATCAACCACCTGGACGAGTCCGGCGTGGAGAAGCTGATCAAGGCGCACGTCCCGGAAGACATGCTCCGGGTCATGGACTACGCCCGGGTCTTCGAGAGCTTCAAGGAGTTCACGCCCGCCTTCGCCAAGGAGGCGATCAGCCGCGCCAAGCGCTACGCGATCACGCGTGAGGGCGGCAAGCCGACCATGCTCACGACGAGCGACTTCGTCAACGCTGCCGCGTCTCTGGCGCCGCAGCTGGAGCTGATGCACGCGGCCCAGGAGGAGAAGACCCTCCCGACGCTCGACAAGGCGTTCATGGACCGCGTCGCGGACGTCGTGGACGCCATGCGCCCAGTCGACGAGGACGGCGACAAGGCGCAGATCTACGGCGGGGGAGAGAACGTGGAGGGCTTCGAGGTCGACCGCGAATCCCTGCCCGCCTGA
- a CDS encoding recombinase family protein has translation MRKSTLPRQRGATLRIAIYLRVSTVKQLDGYGLSTQEDMCRSVVRLKFASVPHEIVEVFTDGGVSGKLRSRPDFDRMNQMVAEGLVDVVVVAKLDRLGRTMEDIHRWTFDTTEKGVRVVTADGRLDSSDDMFKLMLSILSWMADMEHILIKERTTSGREAKLAEGKWALGVAPFGFALEGKGRDATPVAHEQEARTLELAAECLVDRGMNLAETCDELNRLGRPTRKGAPWNATSLRKILMGNAIQGFVRYRDPESGLSEAQRDEAGNFVNGETQEVRLPRVLPEARVSAVRTAVARLARYRYTPENREYLLTGRIIGQCGNAYIGGQNATESLAATYKCRGAVGHDTRGKAKCGCSQIRAEEVEQFVWDAVVIGLKDRENLRVLAGQWLGGIPERSESYRRRIEELETAIARKRKSRKSKILTMLALTEELADEDGSVDTQMVEELKDTLIQQERGLEKELNDVRGWLAEVETEEQRVADVLALADQISPRLDELPVRQRRDVIDLFDVKVVIEDQASGGVLRPSVVEKWFSESGKLIPGPLTDEQWERVSPLFPTPQGARDAARWTSRRMVLDALFYKARHALRWTELPQEVLGTTNHRYLKMLAVELVEGGHLAKVVELLGDYSGTQVPGPVRLPRLDIRMALAEQGTLDELIAPTSTCPSARSRTASASSPGCAPPPRRPDARATS, from the coding sequence ATGCGTAAGTCAACCCTGCCCAGGCAGCGCGGCGCAACCCTGCGTATCGCCATCTACCTGCGAGTGTCCACCGTTAAGCAGCTGGACGGTTACGGGCTCTCGACGCAGGAAGACATGTGCCGGAGCGTCGTCCGCCTGAAGTTCGCAAGCGTTCCTCACGAGATTGTCGAGGTCTTCACAGACGGAGGCGTGTCGGGGAAGCTGCGTTCCCGGCCGGACTTCGACCGGATGAACCAAATGGTTGCCGAGGGTCTTGTGGACGTCGTGGTGGTGGCCAAGCTGGACCGCCTTGGCCGGACGATGGAGGACATCCACCGCTGGACGTTCGACACCACAGAGAAGGGCGTGCGGGTCGTCACGGCGGACGGCCGGCTGGACAGCAGCGACGACATGTTCAAGCTGATGTTGTCCATCCTGTCCTGGATGGCCGATATGGAGCACATCCTCATCAAGGAGCGCACCACATCGGGGCGCGAGGCAAAGCTTGCCGAGGGCAAGTGGGCCTTGGGCGTCGCCCCGTTCGGCTTCGCCCTGGAGGGAAAGGGTCGTGACGCCACACCAGTGGCTCACGAACAAGAGGCCCGCACCCTGGAACTTGCTGCGGAATGCCTGGTCGACCGGGGGATGAACCTGGCCGAGACGTGCGACGAGCTGAATCGGCTCGGCAGGCCGACCCGCAAGGGCGCCCCCTGGAACGCAACCTCCCTCCGCAAGATCCTCATGGGCAATGCCATTCAGGGGTTCGTCCGATACCGGGACCCCGAAAGCGGCCTGTCTGAGGCGCAGCGCGACGAAGCGGGGAACTTCGTCAACGGCGAGACGCAAGAGGTCAGGCTTCCGAGGGTTCTCCCGGAGGCGCGCGTGAGTGCGGTACGTACCGCCGTAGCGCGGCTGGCGCGGTACCGGTACACCCCGGAGAACCGTGAGTACCTCCTCACGGGGCGGATCATCGGCCAGTGCGGCAACGCATACATCGGCGGCCAGAACGCCACGGAGAGCCTTGCGGCCACCTATAAGTGCAGGGGGGCTGTCGGCCACGACACCCGAGGCAAGGCCAAGTGCGGGTGTTCGCAGATCCGCGCCGAAGAGGTCGAGCAGTTCGTGTGGGACGCCGTGGTCATCGGCCTGAAGGACAGGGAAAATCTCCGGGTCCTGGCGGGCCAGTGGCTTGGCGGCATCCCTGAGCGCTCGGAGTCCTACCGGCGGCGTATCGAGGAGCTGGAGACGGCCATTGCCAGGAAGCGCAAGAGCCGCAAGTCAAAGATCCTGACCATGCTGGCGCTCACGGAGGAGCTTGCCGACGAGGACGGCAGCGTGGATACGCAGATGGTCGAGGAGCTGAAGGACACCCTGATCCAGCAGGAACGGGGACTCGAAAAGGAACTCAACGACGTCCGTGGCTGGCTGGCCGAAGTCGAGACCGAAGAACAGCGCGTGGCGGACGTCCTTGCCCTGGCCGACCAGATCTCACCGCGCCTGGACGAGCTGCCTGTAAGGCAGCGTCGGGACGTGATTGACCTGTTCGACGTCAAGGTGGTCATCGAGGATCAGGCCTCTGGTGGAGTGCTGCGGCCCAGCGTGGTCGAGAAGTGGTTCAGCGAGAGCGGGAAGCTGATTCCCGGCCCGCTCACCGACGAGCAGTGGGAGCGGGTCTCCCCGCTCTTCCCGACGCCCCAGGGCGCCCGTGATGCGGCACGGTGGACGTCTCGCCGGATGGTGCTCGACGCCCTGTTCTACAAGGCTCGTCATGCGCTGCGCTGGACGGAGCTGCCCCAGGAGGTTCTGGGGACGACGAACCACAGGTACCTGAAAATGCTGGCCGTCGAACTGGTGGAGGGAGGGCATCTCGCCAAGGTCGTGGAGTTGCTGGGCGACTACTCCGGCACGCAGGTGCCGGGGCCGGTGAGGCTGCCGCGCCTGGACATCCGCATGGCGCTTGCCGAGCAGGGGACTTTGGATGAGTTGATCGCACCGACTTCAACATGCCCTTCGGCTCGGTCGAGGACAGCGAGCGCCAGTTCGCCCGGGTGCGCGCCGCCGCCGAGGAGGCCGGACGCAAGGGCGACGAGCTGA
- a CDS encoding SAM-dependent methyltransferase, with protein MSTIDTSKPHSARMYDYFLGGKDNYPVDVAAAEQVTSLFPSVSQMARTNRAFMHRASRLLAERGVRQFLDIGTGIPTEPNLHQIVQATAPDARVVYADNDPIVLRHAEALLHSAPEGKTAYVQADVREPGRILAAARETLDFTQPIALSLVALLHLVGDEDEPVRIVRELVESLAPGSYLTLSHATGDFDPETWERVVEVYRKGGTAAQVRSREEFSGFFTGLELVDPGVVLAAQWHPELGARQGGEEIPLYVGVGHKS; from the coding sequence GTGAGCACGATCGACACCAGCAAGCCCCATTCGGCCCGCATGTACGACTACTTCCTCGGCGGGAAGGACAACTACCCGGTCGACGTGGCGGCGGCCGAGCAGGTGACCTCGCTCTTCCCCTCCGTGAGTCAGATGGCGCGGACCAATCGCGCGTTCATGCACCGGGCCTCCCGGCTGCTGGCCGAGCGGGGCGTGCGGCAGTTCCTCGACATCGGCACCGGCATCCCGACCGAGCCGAACCTCCACCAGATCGTCCAGGCGACGGCCCCCGACGCGCGGGTGGTGTACGCGGACAACGACCCGATCGTCCTCCGGCACGCCGAGGCCCTGCTGCACAGCGCGCCGGAGGGGAAGACCGCCTACGTCCAGGCCGATGTGCGCGAACCGGGCAGGATCCTGGCGGCGGCCCGGGAGACCCTCGACTTCACTCAGCCGATCGCGCTGTCCCTGGTGGCCCTGCTGCACCTGGTCGGGGACGAGGACGAGCCGGTGCGGATCGTGCGGGAGCTGGTCGAATCCCTGGCGCCCGGCAGCTACTTGACGCTCTCGCACGCCACCGGGGACTTCGACCCGGAGACCTGGGAGCGGGTCGTGGAGGTGTACCGCAAGGGCGGTACGGCGGCCCAGGTGCGTTCGCGCGAGGAGTTCTCCGGGTTCTTCACCGGGCTGGAGCTGGTGGACCCGGGTGTCGTGCTCGCGGCCCAGTGGCATCCCGAGCTCGGCGCACGGCAGGGCGGCGAGGAGATCCCCCTGTACGTGGGGGTCGGGCACAAGTCCTGA